GACACCGTGCCGTTGTGTGCCGGTTCACAGCCAAAGCTCAATGGCCGGCAGATTCGCTCGGCCAATCCGGCCACGGGACTGGGGGCCGACGACCGGGCCGGCGTGGCGGTGGTGCTGACTGCGGCGCTGGAAATCCTGCGCCGCAAGTTGCCGCATCCGCCGCTGACATTCTTCTGGCCGGTGCAGGAAGAAGTCGGCCTGCATGGAGCGCAGTTCGTCGATATCAAACTACTGGGCAAGCCGGCGCTGGCCTTCAATTGGGACGGCGGCCCGGCCAACAAGCTGAGCGTCGGCGCGACCGGCGCGTATCGGATTGCCATCGAGATCACCGGTCTGGCCAGCCATGCCGGCGTCGCCCCCGAGAAAGGAGTGAGCGCCATCACCATCGCCGGGCTGGCGATCGCGGAGCTTGAACGCGGCGGCTGGCTCGGCAAGGTGACGCAAGGCAAAAGCTCCGGCACTAGCAACATCGGCGTCATCAACGGCGGCGCGGCCACGAACGTGGTCACCGATCGCGTGGCGCTGCGGGCCGAATGCCGCAGCCACGATCCCCGCTTCCGCAAGCAGATGCTCCGCACAATCGAAACAGCCTTCAAGCAAGCGGCTCGGCGCGTGAAGAGCGCGGGCGGCGCAACCGGCAAGGTGACGATCGCGAGCCGGCTCGACTATGAATCGTTCCGGCTGGCGGACAACGAAGCGTGCGTGGTGGCGGCCGAGGGGGCGCTGCGTGCGACGGGGGCCGAACCATTGCGCGCCATTGGCAACGGCGGCCTGGACGCCAACTGGATGACGGCTCACGGCATTCCGACGGTCACGCTCGGTTGCGGCCAGCAAGATGTTCACACGACGAGCGAGACGCTGAACGTCGACGAGTTCGAGCGCGCCTGCCGCGTCGCGCTGCGCTTGGCCGTGGGAGCGGGGTAAGAAGTGGGGGCGTGGGGGTGTTGGGGG
Above is a genomic segment from Planctomycetota bacterium containing:
- a CDS encoding M20/M25/M40 family metallo-hydrolase — protein: MGIEGLSGHETKVRDYVIGQLLDAGLPRSAVKIDTAHTRSPLGGETGNLIVQLPGTLRGARRLLMAHLDTVPLCAGSQPKLNGRQIRSANPATGLGADDRAGVAVVLTAALEILRRKLPHPPLTFFWPVQEEVGLHGAQFVDIKLLGKPALAFNWDGGPANKLSVGATGAYRIAIEITGLASHAGVAPEKGVSAITIAGLAIAELERGGWLGKVTQGKSSGTSNIGVINGGAATNVVTDRVALRAECRSHDPRFRKQMLRTIETAFKQAARRVKSAGGATGKVTIASRLDYESFRLADNEACVVAAEGALRATGAEPLRAIGNGGLDANWMTAHGIPTVTLGCGQQDVHTTSETLNVDEFERACRVALRLAVGAG